AATATTTAGTCTCCTATTTTGATCTTGATTATTCTAATGTTTTTCCAAATATAATTCATGATTATGTAAATAAAGTTGCATTGCTGAATTTATAAAAACCGGACACAAATTTGAATAAGGAGTATAAATAATTTGCTAATGAAAAAGAATTATCGCACATCAATTACACCATCCCGAAATTATTATGGACGTACTTATATATAATCATCTTGAAACAAAGCGACTGAAAAAGGTATGAAACCCATTTCTGAAACAGGCAGTTTAAGTCACTACATTTATGATCCAAATTCTACTGTACTATCTTCAATTGGCTTGAATTCGTATTTTCCTCGGCCATCCATATGAAGATAATATTCATGATGCTTCCATAATGATTTTCTATGTGACACAGTGAAAAGAGTAATTCCAACTGCACGACAATGTTGGTAGATGAATCCTTCAACATCTACACTGACAGCACTTGTACATTCATCTAAAATAGCAAATTGAGGTTTGTGATAGAAAAGCCTTGCCATCGCCATACGTTGTTTCTCACCACCACTGAGAACATCCATCCAGTCTTGCACAGAGTTCCATCCACCTTCTCGTTCAAGAATATTTTCAAGTTGGActttttgcaaaatttcttGCAACTGCTCATCTGAGAATCCATTTTTCAACATCTCTTTTTTTGAGTCTGGATAGATAACTTGATCACGCAAAGTACCCAATGTCATGTAAGGCCTTTGcggaacataaaacaactttcCTCGAGATGGTTTTGTGACCGTACCTCCAAACAGAGGCCATAATTCACCGAGAACTCTGAAAAGAGAACTTTTTCCACATCCATTTGGACCACAGACTAATACATTTTTGCCCGAGTGAACTGTAAAACTCATTTCTTCAATTAAAACGTCTCCATTTGGGGTCACAAGTGGGACTTTGTCAAAGCAAATAATGTAATCCTTGGTGATGATTTTTCCACTTCCAGGTACCAATTCCATGGATTTTTTGGATTTCCTCCCGTCTTTCTCATCATTTTTGCTGACCATGGTTCTTTCATAATGCCCTTCATTCAATTCTTTCGTGACTTTCATCAGCTCTGTGACTCTCAAAGTAAAACCCGATAACCTTGTCATTTCTCGTCCGGCAAGTACTATCCTGCCAATCGCTTGTGAGAGTCGTACCAACATACGTCCACTCGTATAATAATCTTCCAAAAGCTCTGAATGAGAATAATTATCAAATCTGTCATTCTTTAGATCCATAAATGGACGACTCACTATCAAATATCCACAGGTTGTCGCAGTGTATTTTGCAATGATATCATCTACAATTCCCATTCTGAAGCGGAAACCAACAAATTTCTG
The genomic region above belongs to Styela clava chromosome 13, kaStyClav1.hap1.2, whole genome shotgun sequence and contains:
- the LOC120332433 gene encoding ATP-binding cassette sub-family D member 3-like, which produces MAPVLSKLADYRYLRFAAYGTGLVLTAHFLGLYRSGTKSKDKESDIVFTKSGKNGAKEKAAIDMNFIRRLKQILRIMVPGWWSKETGLLILVALMLIMRTRFDVWMIKNGTSIESSIIARDRSRFLRYLFKYISMQPAIALTNQMLKYGLNALKLHFRKQFTLHMYEHYLQGYTYYKMSNLDNRIANPDQLLTQDIERFCNSVVDLYSNISKPLLDILIYIYRLTDTIGAQGPATMIAYLVVSGMILTRMRQPIGKLTVTEQQLEGEFRYVNSRLITNSEEIAFYNGNEKEKNTILLTFKKLYDHLQKFVGFRFRMGIVDDIIAKYTATTCGYLIVSRPFMDLKNDRFDNYSHSELLEDYYTSGRMLVRLSQAIGRIVLAGREMTRLSGFTLRVTELMKVTKELNEGHYERTMVSKNDEKDGRKSKKSMELVPGSGKIITKDYIICFDKVPLVTPNGDVLIEEMSFTVHSGKNVLVCGPNGCGKSSLFRVLGELWPLFGGTVTKPSRGKLFYVPQRPYMTLGTLRDQVIYPDSKKEMLKNGFSDEQLQEILQKVQLENILEREGGWNSVQDWMDVLSGGEKQRMAMARLFYHKPQFAILDECTSAVSVDVEGFIYQHCRAVGITLFTVSHRKSLWKHHEYYLHMDGRGKYEFKPIEDSTVEFGS